The Urbifossiella limnaea nucleotide sequence TCAAGCCGGACCTCGCCGCTCCGGAGGGCTACGCCTGGGAGTTCCGCGACGGCCCCGACTTCTACACCTGGGTGTTGGCCGAGCCGGTCGAGGCCGGGAAGCGGTCCCGATCCGGGGCCGGGGTGTACGTCGGCCACCACCCGAACCCGTCCAAGACCGCCGGGGACGAGGGGCGGGTCCCGGGGCGGGTATGTGGTCGAGACGTGACGTGGCTGATCGAGCGGAGTGACGCCCCGGCCGATCGGTGGGTCCGGCGAGACGTTGTGTTCGGGTACGACCACGGCCCCGGATACGCTCCGGTCCGGTTACACGTGTGGGTGTGGGGACCGACCGAGGATGTCGTCGCCGGTCTGGCCGGCCGCCTCGGGGATTTGACGTTCAGCCCCAGGTGATGGCAGCGCGGGGGCCGAACCCGGCGCTGCAGCAGACGGCCGCCTCCGTTGCGATTCGTGACCCACAGCCAGTAGCGCGGCCGCTGCTGAGCTAGATGTTCGGCCGAGGGAGATCATCCGGTATGCGGCTCATCTTCCTGTGTTGCGCCTTCGGCCTCGCCGACGGACACGCCCGGCTATTGGCGGCCCCGGTCCCGAGAAGCGAGCCCCCGGTCCCGCTCCCCGAGACGGTGACCCGGGCGTGGGTCAAGGCCGGGGCCGAGGTCGGGTGGATGAGCCCTGACGACGGCTCGCACCGGTTCCGCGCCGGCAGCCCAGGCCGGCCCGGCGAGGTGCCCGCGTTCCGATTCGGGTTCCGCGCTGCGGTCGCGCTCGCCGGTCTTCCCGCCCCACCCGTGCCCTTCGGGATCGACCTTGGCTTCTCCAGGGGAACAACCGAGGACAACCTCAAGGCCCTCGGTCGGTTCCCCACCCTCCACGCCCTCGGCCTCAGCCACCAGGATCTCGACACCCCGCTGACCGACGCCGGGCTCGCCCACCTCGCCGGGCTCCGTCAACTCCGCGGCCTCGACATCAGCTCGTCGATCGACGTTTCCGACGCGGGACTTCGGCACCTCGCCGAGCTGGCTGACCTCCGGACTCTCAACCTCGGGTTCACCAAGGCCACGCCGGACGGGCTTGACCACCTCCGCGGGCTGGCCCGCCTCCAGCACCTCGACCTCGCGGGCCTTCGGGTTGGAGACGAGGGGCTGCGGAAGCTCGCGGCCTTCAAGGACCTCCGCGGCCTTCACCTGTACGGCACCGGCGTGACGGGCGCGGGCCTGAAGCATCTGGCCGCCCTTCCCGAGCTCCGGACCTTGAGCATCCCCGGTGCGCAGGGCGTGGACCGGGGCGCGGCCGACCTGGCCCGGATGAAGCAACTCCGGGATCTCCACCTGGACGAAACCGACGTGACGGACGCCGGGCTGAAGGATCTCGCCGGCCTGACCGCAGTCCGCACCCTCAACCTGCGCGGCACCCGGGTCACGGACGACGGCCTCGCCCACCTCGCCGGACTGTCTCGGCTGGAGGAGCTAGACCTGGGGGTCCGGGCGGTCACCGACGCCGGGCTGGTCCACCTCGCCGGGCTGCGCGACCTCCGGACCCTCTACCTCTACTTCACCCGGGTCACCGGCCGCGGGTTCGTCCACCTCGCCGGGCTGCCGGGGCTGCAGAAGCTCGTCCTGTGGTCTACCCCGCTGGAGGACGCCGAGCTCCGGCACTTGGCCGGGCTGAAGCACCTGCGGGAGCTGAGCCTACAGAAGACCCCGGTCTCGGACGCGGGGCTCGCGGGGGTCGCCGGGCTGGCGGCGATGGAGGACCTGGACCTCGTCGGAACACGAGTGGCCGGCCCGGGCCTGCGCCACCTGGCGGGGATGGGGCAGCTCCGGGAGCTGTACCTGGACCAGACTCCACTTACCGACGCCGGGCTGACGGCCCTCCCGGCCCTACCTCGACTCCGACTCCTCTCGGCCCGCGACACCGCCGTCGCCGACGCCGGGCTGTCGGCCGTGGGCGCGCTGCCTCGGCTCGAGCGACTGCGCCTCGACAACACCAAGGTCACCGGCAGCGGGGTCAAGCACCTCGCCGCCCTCGGCGGACTCCGTGAGATCTACCTCGGCAAGACGGGTCTCACGGACCTATCGGGTTTCGCCGGGCTGTCCGGCCTGGAGATCCTCGACCTTTACGGCGCGACGGTCAACGACGAAGTCCTGCGGGACTTGGTCGGGTGCCGGCGGTTGAAGGAGCTGGGCCTCGACAGCACCCCCATCACCGACGCCGGGCTGAGGCACGTTGGCCGCATCCCTGGGCTCGTCCGCCTCGACCTCGGCCGCACCGGGATCACGGACGCCGGCCTGAAGGAGATCCAGGGATGTAGGCTGTTGAAAAAGTTAGGAGTCGGGCGGACGGGGGTTACCGGTGATGGGGTGGCGGAGGTGCGGCGGGCGCTTCCGGGGTGCCAGGTGAACGACTAGCGTTGAGCTAGACCCGGGAATGCCCGGCCGAACCCCACGCTGCAGCAGACCGCGGCCTCATCAGCGAGTAGCATGGGTCCAGCGCTCACGGCCGCGGCTGCTGAGCTTTTTGTTCGGCGGCGGAGGCGGAGGGCGCGCGTGGGCATCGTCATCTGCCCGAAGCACGGCCACGGGTTCTTGTACAACTGCCCGCATCTCGTGGCGGCGGTCGTGGCTCACTCGCCCCTGCCCGGAGTGGAGTACCTGGAGTACGCCCCGAGCGACGACCCGGCGTTCCTGATCGGGTGCTGGTACTGCCCGGCGTGCGTGGCGGCCCACTGCCTCCCGCCATCCGGCAGCGTGCCGTTCGACTCCGAGAAGTTCCCCGAGGGGGTCTCGCCGCTGTTGCAGCCGATGTGCCCGGAGTGCTTCCGTCAGTGGCGGGCCGCCGGACTCGGGTCGCGCCAAGACGCCGAACCCGGCGCTGCAGCAGACCGCGGCCTCATAAGCGGTTCGTGAGCCGTAACAGCCAAGGGACGCGGCTGCTGAGCTGGATCAGCTATCGGGCCAGAGACGGCCGAACCGGGTCGTCTGGCTATCGGGAGGGCGTGACGGTGGTGCGCCAGATTAGCGAGGCCGATTGGCGAATTCTTCGCCAGTTGGAGCCGATCGCCCGAGATCGCTTCTGCGATCGCATCCTGTCCGAAGTCGTCGGCCGTGCGACGGACGCCACAGTAGGTAGTCACGAGCGGTACTTGGCGGTGTACCGCCTCCTCGAGAAGCGGGATCGGGCGTTGTCCGATGCGTTCGACGGCCTACGGCGGTCCACTGCCTTCCTGCAACTGGCGCGCATGCGGTCGCTGGGACTGATCACCGAGGAGGAGTTCGCGAGATTCAGCCCCGAGACGAGGCAGGTGGTGGCCGTGTTTTCCGGCGACTCACAGGCATGATATTCCCGAGTCGGAGGGGTGCCGCACCGTTCCCGATGGCGAGGCCGAACCCGGCTGACCCGGAACCTTTCCAGGCGAAGCAGCCCCGACCACAGAGTTGCGCAGCTTTGGCACGGCGGTCGGATCATACCTTCGGCGCTGCCGGCCGGCGCCCGTCGGGAGGGTGATTGATCGACGGTGGAGCGGTCGCCGAACCCCTGGCGCCGGCGCCACCCTACCCCTGGCGCCGGTGCCACCCCCGCCCAGTCTTATTCTCTGTCTCTTACTCCATATCCCCGGCGTGGCATCCGCTCGACAGGTGACAGCACCGCCGCCCCCTGACCTCCGCGCCCGCGTTCTCGCCGCATCGGTCGCGCCGACGCCGCGCCGCGGTCGCGAGCCGACCTCGTTGCCGTATCCGGCGAGTTGGACGATTCTGAACGATTCTGAACTGGTTGCGCGATTCGGGATGACCCGCGGCGCGCAGTCGTCCCGGCGCCCGGACGGAAGCGGGGAACGCGCCGCGGTGTTGCACACGTACCGGGTATGATTCAGCATGGGCTGGGAACGACGTGGGAGCCGGCAGCACTTTTACACCGCCCGCCGGGTCGGCGGGCGGGTCGTCAAGGAGTACGGCCCGGCCGCCGTCGCTGCCGTCGCCGCCCAGCTGGAGGCCGAGCAGCGAGCGGAACGCGCCGCCGGGCGGGCCGCGGTCGAGCGTGCCCGCGCCGAGCTCGACGCCTTGGACGCGGCCGTCGCCCCCTTGGCGGAGGCCGCAGACATAGCCCTCCGCGCGGCGATGCTCGCGGCCGGCTACCACAATCACAAGGGCCAGTGGAGGAAACGCCGTGGCTGATGCAGCTCTGGCGACGAAACAAGCCACCACCGAGGCGAGTAAGCTCCTGGCGCTCATCAAGCGGGCGGAAGGCGGGGACGCGACCGCTCTCCCTGCCTTGCGGGAGTCGCTGGCCCTCCCGGGCATCGCGGACGTGCTCGGCGGCGATGTCGCCCGAAAGGCCGCCGACCGGTTCCTCGATGCCTTCTGCGGGAAGCACCTCGCCACCCGGGAGGCGACGGCCACGAAGATGGCCCAACTCCGGACCGAACTGGCCGGAGCGAACTCCACCGCCGTCGAGCGGCTGCTGGCCGACCGGGCGGTCCTGTGCTGGTTCCACGTCCACAAGCTCGAGATCAGCTACGCCGGGAAGGAGTCGATGTCGCTCGCGCTGGCCGACCACTACCAGAAGTGCATCGACCGCGCCCACCGCCGCTACCTGTCGGCCCTGAAGGCGCTGGCTGAGGTCCGCAAGCTGAACGTGACGGTGCAGCTCAACATCGCCCGGAAGCAGGTCAACGTCGCAGGTGCGGCCGCCGGGGTGTGACACGCTTTGTGGTCCCAAACCTTCGTCTACCCCGAATGGGCATTGTCGTGAGCAAGCGCATAAACAAAACCCAGGAACCGTTACCCAAGACGCTGCCGGGCGTGGTCTGCGCCCAGCGGGTGCGTTGCGGGAAACCGCGGTGCCGCTGCGCTCACGGGCAGCGCCACCTCGCCTTTTATCGCTTCTGGCGCGAGGGCGGCCGGCTACGAAAGCGATACGTCCGACGCGCCGACCTGGCGTCGGTGGGGGCCGCGTGCGAGGCCCGTCTGCGGGAGCGCCAGGCACTGGCCGAAGGATGGCAACAGTGGCGGAAACTGGTGGCCGGCGTGCGGGAGGTGTCGAGATGAGCGAGATCGCAACCACACCTGCGGCACCCAGCGAGGCTGGCGTCATCGCCGGGGAGCTGGCCCGGTCGTTCGGCGAGATGGTCCGGCTCTACGAGAAGCACTTCTCCCTGTCGCGCGAGGACGCCATTCGACGTGCCGCCGAATCGCCGGAGGGCGATGTCGAGCGAGTACTGAACGCGCCGCCCGATCAGGTCAGCTGGTTCGACCTGCACGGTATCGCCCGGACCGACCCTGACCGCGCGACGGCCCGGTGGGACGAGATCAAGCGAGCCGCGCTGGACGAACTCCGGACCGGCCACCGGGCCGCCCAGGCCGTCGAGACGGCCAACGACGGCGCCTGGCAGCGGGCACAGTTCCTGGCGCTGCGGGAGGAACTGTCGGCCGAGTGGCAGCCCCGTAACGGCGTCGAGCGCCAACTCCTCGACACCATGGCGCAGGCGCAGGAGGGTTACCTTTCGTGGCTGCGGGTGTTGACGATCCGCACCAACCTGGAGAGCTGTACCAACGACCGGCGCCACAAGGAGGAGGGGAGGTGGGGTCCGCCGCGGCAGAGCGACGCCGACGCCCTCGACCAGGCCGCCGCGATGATGGACCGGTACAACCGCATCTTCCTGCGGACGCTCCGCGCCCTGTGCGACATGCGACGGCACACCGGCCCCGTGATCGTGAAGAAAGGCGGGCAGATGAACGTGGCGCAGCAGCAGGTGAACGTGGCCACCTGAAGTGCCTCGACGGCGCCCGCCGCCGCTCTGCGGCATGCAGCCGACTCGTCCGGGCAACTCCGGCGGGTACGATTGGGTGAACGCCCGGTTACGCCGGGCTACTCGCCCACCGGAGACGACGGATGAAGCCCACCGCCCCTCGGGCCGAACTGAGCCTGGCCCAGCAGTCCGCCGTCGATCTGCTCGCCGCCGGGAAGAACGACACCGAGACGGCCGCCGCGGTCGGGCTGAACCGCGTCACCGTCACCCGGTGGCGGCTGTACTCGCCGGAGTTCCGGGCGGCGCTGGCGGACCGCCGGGCCGCCGTCTGGGGCGCGTCGGCCGACCGGCTCCGGGCGCTCCTCCCGCAGGCCATCGACGCCCTGGCCGACGCGCTCCAGGACGCCGACACCGCCGACCGGGTGGACGTGGCGCTGGCCGTGCTGAAGCTGGCCGGGCCGATCCCGCTGGTGCCGGCCGGGCCGACCGACCCGGACGAGATCGTGCGGGCCGTGGTCGAGGCCGAGCGGGAGCGGCTCCGCGACCGCGACGAAGCCCTCGACGAGTACGACGGCCTGCCCGACCACGACGCCCACACGAAGGCCGTCCGCAAGCGCCTCGCCCTGCTCGCCAGCCCCCCGGACCCGCCGGCCGCCGTCCCGGCACTCCCCTGCGGTCGAGCCGACGACGGTAACGACCGACCCTGAGCTCAAACACGTCCCGCGGGTCGCTCAACACTCCTCAATGCTGTTCATTTGCTCCCTACCGACCTCGACGGCCTCTGACCGCCGGCGCTACCGTGGACGCGGTATTTTTCCGCTCACGGGGCACCGGCATGGGGACGACGCAGATTCCGACCCTCCCGAGAACGCGGGACTGGGTCCGTGTGGTGAGGTTGATTCAGGCCGGGGCCGACGCGGCCCAGGTCGCGCGGGCCGTCATCCGGGCCGCCGCCGACGCGCTGGCCGCCGCGACCCGGGACGAGGGGGTGGCCGAGGCCG carries:
- a CDS encoding DUF6788 family protein; translation: MGIVVSKRINKTQEPLPKTLPGVVCAQRVRCGKPRCRCAHGQRHLAFYRFWREGGRLRKRYVRRADLASVGAACEARLRERQALAEGWQQWRKLVAGVREVSR
- a CDS encoding leucine-rich repeat domain-containing protein produces the protein MRLIFLCCAFGLADGHARLLAAPVPRSEPPVPLPETVTRAWVKAGAEVGWMSPDDGSHRFRAGSPGRPGEVPAFRFGFRAAVALAGLPAPPVPFGIDLGFSRGTTEDNLKALGRFPTLHALGLSHQDLDTPLTDAGLAHLAGLRQLRGLDISSSIDVSDAGLRHLAELADLRTLNLGFTKATPDGLDHLRGLARLQHLDLAGLRVGDEGLRKLAAFKDLRGLHLYGTGVTGAGLKHLAALPELRTLSIPGAQGVDRGAADLARMKQLRDLHLDETDVTDAGLKDLAGLTAVRTLNLRGTRVTDDGLAHLAGLSRLEELDLGVRAVTDAGLVHLAGLRDLRTLYLYFTRVTGRGFVHLAGLPGLQKLVLWSTPLEDAELRHLAGLKHLRELSLQKTPVSDAGLAGVAGLAAMEDLDLVGTRVAGPGLRHLAGMGQLRELYLDQTPLTDAGLTALPALPRLRLLSARDTAVADAGLSAVGALPRLERLRLDNTKVTGSGVKHLAALGGLREIYLGKTGLTDLSGFAGLSGLEILDLYGATVNDEVLRDLVGCRRLKELGLDSTPITDAGLRHVGRIPGLVRLDLGRTGITDAGLKEIQGCRLLKKLGVGRTGVTGDGVAEVRRALPGCQVND